In Gottschalkia purinilytica, the genomic window ACTCTAATTCTTCAGACTCAATAGACTCTTGTTCTTTTCTGTTCATCCATTCATTAAGTGAGTGTTTTCTAAAAAGTTTTCTATTTCCTAAATCTATACAAGGTATTTCCTTTCTTTTAACTAGTTCTAATATTAACCAATAACTTATATCTAAATATTCAGCTGCTTCCTTAGCTGTCATTGTTGTTCTCATGCGATTAATCCTCCTTTAATAATTCACTTATATCTACTTTTAACGCTTCAGATATTGATACTAAATCAATATCATTTATCCGCCTTTGTCCTTTCTCTATTTTTGAAATTTGAGATTGATTCAAATGGTTTACTTTTCTTGCAAGTTCATATTGACTAATTCCACTTCTGACCCTTATTTTTCTTATTCTTTCCCCTGTATTCATTCCCTCACCCTTTCTAATCAAAATAAAAAACCTACCAATAAATGCACTATTTAATACCTTTAATAGGTATATGTGCATTATGGTAGGCTCTGACTCTAGCTCTGGCTCTCTAATCAACTTACCCTGTAAGTTGACGGCTCTGGCTTTGGTTCTGGCTCGTATTTTTAATTTCGATTTCTTGACTACATTTTTTACATTTAATATAAACACCTTCTATTACTTTATTAGGGTTTATCATAAGTAACTTATAATTACATATTGGACATTTATACCATGCCCTTTCCTTCATGAGCTCCATCTCCTTTTTGCCCTATGCATAATCTTCCTCCTTATTTTCGATAATAATATGTATATTTAAAAATCAACTTGTGTCAAACATGCTTGTCCCCCTAACTTCCTTATATTTGTTGAAACGATTTATTTTTAATTTTGGTTTAAATGTTTTTTATTTCCTCAACTTGATTACATTATAGAATCTTTTTAATTATATATCAAGCCCATAAAATTCGTTTTAGGAATTATTTATTACAATTACACAAAATTACCTTGATTTTCCTTCTAGTATCTTGAATTTATTCTTTTTTTGAATTATTATATAAATATAATATTCTATTTCGTAATCATTACAATATTG contains:
- a CDS encoding helix-turn-helix domain-containing protein; its protein translation is MRTTMTAKEAAEYLDISYWLILELVKRKEIPCIDLGNRKLFRKHSLNEWMNRKEQESIESEELEYEIKRIF
- a CDS encoding helix-turn-helix domain-containing protein, with product MNTGERIRKIRVRSGISQYELARKVNHLNQSQISKIEKGQRRINDIDLVSISEALKVDISELLKED